ACTTCAACCACGACCCGCACTCCTCGACCTTCCACGAGGACCAGACCAAGGTGCAGAACGGCACGCTGGTGCGCGTGATGTCCTGGTACGACAACGAGTGGGGCTTCTCGAACCGCATGGCGGACACCGCCGTCGCGATCGCGAAGGTGATCTAAGGGGAGCGTCATGCTTCCTGCCTGGATCGGCATCCCTGGCGTCATCTTGTTGATCGCGTTGATCGCGTACGGATTTCGCCAGGGCAGCAAGCTGACGACCAGGCAGGAGGGCAATCCACCCGAGCGCGACGCGCCGTAGCGTCGCCAGCTAACGAGTGATCAGGACATGGCTAAGTTCCGCACCCTCGACGACGTCGACGTGAAGGGCAAGCGCGTACTGCTGCGCGTCGACCTCAACGTCCCCATGGACAACGGGCGCGTCACGGACGCCACCCGGCTCGAGCGCGTCGCACCGACCATCAGCGAAATCTCCGACAAGGGCGGCAAGGTCATCCTGCTCGCGCATTTCGGCCGGCCGAAGGGACGCGATGCCAAGGAATCGCTCAAGCCCGTCGCGGAAGCGTTGTCGAAGGTCGTGAAGAAGGCCGTCGCCTTCGCCGACGATTGCATCGGCGAGCCCGCGGCCAAGGCCGTCGCCGGCTTGAAGGATGGCGACATCCTCTGCCTGGAAAACACCCGCTTTCACAAAGAGGAAGAGAAGAACGATCCAGCCTTCGTCGCCGAGCTCGCAAAACTCGGCGACATCTGGGTCAACGACGCGTTCTCGGCCGCACATCGCGCCCATGCCTCGACCGAAGGCCTCGGTCACAAGCTGCCGGCCTATGCCGGCCGCACCATGCAGGCCGAGCTCGACGCGCTGGAGAAGGCGCTGGGCTCGCCGACCAAGCCGGTCATTGCGATCATCGGCGGCGCAAAAGTCTCGACCAAGATCGACCTGCTCGAAAACCTCGTGAGCAAGGTCGACGCGCTCGTGATCGGTGGCGGCATGGCCAACACCTTCCTGCACGCGCAAGGCGTCGCGGTCGGCAAGTCGCTGGCGGAGAAGGATCTCGCTGCCACCGCGCTGCGCATCATGGAAAAGGCGGAAGCCGCCAACTGCGCGATCATCCTCCCCGTGGACGCCACCGTCGCCTATCATTTCGCCGCCAACGCGCCGTCGCATGCCTATGGGCTCGATGCGATCCCGGCCGACGGCATGATCCTCGACGTCGGCCCGCAATCGATCGCACGCGTCCACGCCGCGATCGACGATGCGGCAACGCTGGTCTGGAACGGACCGCTCGGGGCCTTCGAGATGCAGCCGTTCGACCGCGGCACGGTCGCGGCCGCCAGGCACGCCGCGGAGCGCACCAAGGCGAAGAAGCTGATCTCGATCGCCGGCGGCGGCGACACCGTCGCGGCGCTCAACCAGGCCGGCGTCGCCGGCAGTTTCACCTATGTCTCGACTGCCGGTGGCGCGTTCCTTGAATGGATGGAAGGCAAGCCCCTGCCCGGCGTCGATGTGCTGCGCGTCAAGTAAGCTCAAGTCGGCCAACATTTAGCGGCCTTGCAGGCCCAAATTGGAGAACAAGACACATGGCTCGGATCACGTTGCGTCAATTGCTCGACCATGCGGCTGAGAACGATTACGGCGTACCGGCCTTCAACATCAACAATATGGAGCAGGCGCTGGCGATCATGGACGCGGCCAACCAGGTCGACGCGCCCGTCATCATCCAGGCCTCGCGCGGCGCGCGCTCCTACGCCAACGACGTCATGCTCAAGCACATGATGGATGCGGTGACGGAAATCTATCCGCATATCCCGGTCTGCGTGCATCTCGATCACGGCAACGAACCGGCGACCTGCATGACCGCGATCCAGGCCGGCTTCACCTCGGTGATGATGGACGGCTCGCTCAAGGCCGACGGCAAAACTCCTGGCGACTGGGGCTACAATGTCGGCGTCACCAAGACCGTGACCGACATGGCTCATCTCGGCGGCATCTCGGTCGAGGGCGAGCTCGGCGTGCTCGGCTCGCTCGAGACGGGCATGGGCGACAAGGAAGACGGCCACGGCGCCGAAGGCAAGCTTAGCCACGACCAACTCCTGACCAATCCGGACGAGGCCGTGAAGTTCGTCCAGGAGACCAAGGTCGACGCGCTCGCGATCGCGATGGGGACTTCTCACGGTGCTTACAAATTTACCCGCAAGCCCGACGGCGACATCCTCGCCATGAAGGTGATCGAGGAGATCCACCGCAAGCTCCCGAATACGCATCTCGTCATGCACGGCTCCTCGTCGGTGCCGCAGGACCTCCAGGACATCATCAACGCCTATGGTGGCAAGATGAAGCCGACCTGGGGCGTGCCGGTGGCCGAGATCCAGCGCGGCATCAAGAACGGCGTGCGCAAGATCAACATCGACACCGACAACCGCATGGCGATGACCGGCCAGATCCGGAAAGTGCTCAAGGACAATCCGGAAGAGTTCGATCCGCGCAAATATTTGAAGCCGGCGATGGAAGCGATGACCAAGCTGTGCAAGCAGCGGCTCCAGGAGTTCAACACCGCCGGCCAGGCCTCGAAGGTCAAGAAGGTGCTGACCACCGCCGAGATGGCCAAGCGCTACGCCAAGGGCGAGCTCGATCCGAAGGTCGCGTAAGCCGCGCGAACGCTCTCTCGCCCCGCTCTTGCGGGGAGAGGGCGGGGTGAGGGGCTCTCTCCGCGAGTTGCGCCCCGCTGATAGACCTGTACCCCCTCACCCGGTCGCTTCGCGACCGACCTCTCCCCGCAAGCGGGGCGAGGTGGAGGGTCGCCCAGCCCGCTCCTTTTCGTCCCAACTGACCTCCCCCCTTTACCCTGCGACGAACGTTAACTCGGCAATTGCCCGAGAACGGTCTATTTTCACGGGCAAGGGCAGCATCGTTTTGGGAGGACCCCTCGATGAATCTGACTGAGCTCAACAGGATCGCGACCGCCATGGTCGTATCAGGCAAGGGCATCCTTGCCGCCGACGAATCCTCCGGCACCATCAAGAAGCGCTTCGACGCGATCGGCGTGGAATCGACCGAAGCGAACCGCCGCGACTATCGCGAGATGCTGTTCCGCTCCCAGGAAGCCATGAGCCAGTACATCTCCGGCGTGATCCTCTATGACGAGACGATCTGGCAGGAT
This genomic stretch from Bradyrhizobium sp. CCGB12 harbors:
- a CDS encoding phosphoglycerate kinase — protein: MAKFRTLDDVDVKGKRVLLRVDLNVPMDNGRVTDATRLERVAPTISEISDKGGKVILLAHFGRPKGRDAKESLKPVAEALSKVVKKAVAFADDCIGEPAAKAVAGLKDGDILCLENTRFHKEEEKNDPAFVAELAKLGDIWVNDAFSAAHRAHASTEGLGHKLPAYAGRTMQAELDALEKALGSPTKPVIAIIGGAKVSTKIDLLENLVSKVDALVIGGGMANTFLHAQGVAVGKSLAEKDLAATALRIMEKAEAANCAIILPVDATVAYHFAANAPSHAYGLDAIPADGMILDVGPQSIARVHAAIDDAATLVWNGPLGAFEMQPFDRGTVAAARHAAERTKAKKLISIAGGGDTVAALNQAGVAGSFTYVSTAGGAFLEWMEGKPLPGVDVLRVK
- the fba gene encoding class II fructose-bisphosphate aldolase (catalyzes the reversible aldol condensation of dihydroxyacetonephosphate and glyceraldehyde 3-phosphate in the Calvin cycle, glycolysis, and/or gluconeogenesis), producing the protein MARITLRQLLDHAAENDYGVPAFNINNMEQALAIMDAANQVDAPVIIQASRGARSYANDVMLKHMMDAVTEIYPHIPVCVHLDHGNEPATCMTAIQAGFTSVMMDGSLKADGKTPGDWGYNVGVTKTVTDMAHLGGISVEGELGVLGSLETGMGDKEDGHGAEGKLSHDQLLTNPDEAVKFVQETKVDALAIAMGTSHGAYKFTRKPDGDILAMKVIEEIHRKLPNTHLVMHGSSSVPQDLQDIINAYGGKMKPTWGVPVAEIQRGIKNGVRKINIDTDNRMAMTGQIRKVLKDNPEEFDPRKYLKPAMEAMTKLCKQRLQEFNTAGQASKVKKVLTTAEMAKRYAKGELDPKVA